A single genomic interval of Flavihumibacter rivuli harbors:
- a CDS encoding LytR/AlgR family response regulator transcription factor, whose amino-acid sequence MIKAILVDDEPSGLFTLKQLLEEYCPEVRVIAECDNATDAREKIELLDPQLVFLDISLPGKNSFELLEELDQFDFEIIFVTAHSQHTLKAFHYSAVDYLVKPIDEDLLVHAVRRAARRIEKSSVQKNVADLIQHITIPPGNRLQKLCIPSLKGFQVVEIHDIIYCEASGSYTNIHFAGLPMICSARPIQDYEALLTDAGFVRVHKSFLVNLMHIKEYIRGDGGTLVMSNNEEVEVSRRKKDLLFTQMKGFNKF is encoded by the coding sequence ATGATCAAAGCCATTCTTGTTGATGATGAGCCCAGCGGATTGTTCACCCTTAAACAATTGCTGGAAGAGTATTGCCCTGAGGTAAGGGTGATAGCGGAATGCGATAATGCCACGGATGCCAGGGAGAAGATAGAATTGCTGGACCCGCAGCTGGTATTTTTGGATATATCATTGCCAGGTAAAAATAGCTTTGAACTCCTGGAAGAACTGGACCAGTTCGATTTCGAGATCATCTTCGTCACTGCCCATAGTCAGCACACGTTGAAGGCATTCCATTACAGTGCTGTTGATTACCTGGTGAAGCCAATTGATGAAGACCTGCTGGTGCATGCAGTAAGGCGCGCGGCAAGAAGAATTGAAAAGAGCAGTGTACAGAAAAATGTAGCTGATCTCATCCAGCATATCACCATACCTCCCGGCAACAGGCTGCAGAAATTATGTATTCCCTCACTTAAAGGTTTCCAGGTGGTAGAGATCCATGATATTATCTATTGTGAGGCATCGGGAAGTTATACCAATATTCATTTTGCCGGCCTTCCCATGATCTGTTCAGCGCGGCCAATACAGGATTATGAAGCCCTGCTAACGGACGCGGGTTTTGTCAGGGTGCACAAATCATTCCTGGTTAACCTCATGCATATTAAAGAATACATCCGTGGTGACGGAGGTACACTGGTCATGTCCAATAATGAGGAAGTAGAAGTCAGCAGGAGGAAGAAGGACCTGTTGTTTACCCAGATGAAGGGGTTCAATAAGTTTTAA
- a CDS encoding xanthine dehydrogenase family protein molybdopterin-binding subunit: protein MGQQQPHHSRRSFLKSSLLSSGGLMISFSWLAEFSMAERISATDIPSQWSQLNGYIKIRPDNKIIILAPNPEFGQNVKTSLPMMIAEELDADWNSVIVEQAPFDTSIYTRQMAGGSQSVRAAWKPLRTAGAAARQMLREAAAQTWNVPIGEVTTRSGVLYHEPSGKSATYGEFASRAAGIALPKDIPLKETNKFTVIRQSKKNVDGQSIVTGKPMFGLDFVKEGMLIAMIEHPPAFGMKLKSFDATETLKMPGIRDVFTIKVFEEGFEREIFDTRTFNEQLVVVGNTTWEVMNARKKLKVQWEPISESKETVSIFGNKREETIPAGLESTAQHYKLMQEWSAKPAKQLRKDGDPEAAFRNAAQVIERTYTGPFLAHNSMEPINCFAEVTDDQALIVAPLQAPEFAEKTLARRLNLPVEKIEIQMTRMGGGFGRRAYGHYIIEAALISRKAKAPIKLVYSREDDMTYGIYRPMYTATYRAALDANKNLIAFHVKGGGIPEHPIAANRFPAGAVDNYLAEGWEIPSNITIGAFRAPRSNFNAAAEQSFLDELAEVMGKDPIDFRLELLARAKTNPVGKNNDYDADRYAGVLKLVREKSGWGQAQNKKYSRGVAAYFCHNSYAAHVVDIVTRDGQPYVERVFSAVDCGIVVNPDAAANMVQGAVVDGIGNAFYGALTHKDGAAEQNNFNRYRMIRNREAPKMIDVHFVQNDIEPTGLGEPPFPPVFGAVASALYKHTGKRVYNQPYLNELNKKKAF, encoded by the coding sequence ATGGGACAACAACAACCTCATCATAGCAGGCGCTCCTTCCTCAAGTCTTCCTTACTATCCAGTGGCGGACTCATGATCAGTTTCAGCTGGCTGGCTGAATTCAGCATGGCTGAGCGCATCAGTGCCACAGACATTCCCTCCCAATGGAGTCAACTGAATGGCTATATCAAGATTCGCCCTGACAACAAGATCATTATCCTGGCACCCAACCCGGAGTTTGGACAGAACGTAAAGACCTCACTCCCCATGATGATCGCAGAGGAATTGGATGCAGACTGGAATTCCGTGATCGTAGAGCAGGCTCCGTTTGACACCTCGATCTATACCCGTCAGATGGCAGGGGGCAGCCAATCGGTGCGCGCTGCCTGGAAGCCTTTGAGAACGGCAGGCGCTGCTGCGCGGCAAATGCTAAGGGAAGCTGCCGCCCAGACCTGGAATGTACCGATAGGAGAGGTTACCACCAGGTCAGGGGTATTGTACCATGAACCTTCAGGCAAGTCAGCCACTTATGGCGAATTTGCTTCCCGTGCGGCCGGAATCGCACTACCCAAGGATATACCATTAAAGGAGACCAATAAGTTTACCGTCATCCGTCAGTCGAAGAAGAATGTGGACGGCCAAAGCATCGTTACCGGCAAACCCATGTTCGGATTGGATTTTGTGAAAGAGGGAATGCTGATCGCCATGATCGAGCATCCGCCAGCCTTCGGCATGAAACTCAAATCCTTTGATGCCACGGAAACCCTGAAGATGCCGGGCATCAGGGATGTATTCACCATCAAGGTATTCGAAGAGGGATTTGAAAGGGAGATCTTTGACACGCGCACCTTCAATGAACAATTGGTAGTGGTAGGCAACACCACCTGGGAAGTGATGAATGCCCGTAAAAAACTAAAAGTGCAATGGGAACCTATCAGTGAATCCAAAGAAACCGTCAGCATATTTGGCAACAAGCGGGAAGAAACCATTCCGGCCGGTTTGGAAAGTACGGCCCAACACTATAAACTGATGCAGGAATGGTCCGCCAAGCCTGCCAAACAACTCCGGAAAGACGGGGACCCGGAAGCAGCTTTCCGCAATGCCGCACAGGTCATTGAAAGGACCTATACCGGTCCATTCCTCGCACATAACTCCATGGAGCCCATCAACTGCTTTGCAGAGGTAACGGATGACCAGGCATTGATCGTAGCACCATTGCAGGCACCAGAGTTTGCGGAAAAGACCCTGGCGAGAAGGCTTAACCTACCGGTGGAAAAGATCGAGATCCAGATGACAAGGATGGGTGGCGGATTTGGTCGCAGGGCATATGGACATTATATCATAGAAGCAGCCCTTATCTCCAGGAAGGCAAAAGCACCCATCAAGCTGGTGTATAGCAGGGAGGACGACATGACCTACGGCATCTATCGCCCCATGTATACGGCCACTTACCGGGCAGCATTGGATGCCAACAAGAACCTCATCGCTTTTCATGTTAAAGGCGGCGGCATCCCGGAACATCCGATCGCAGCGAATCGTTTCCCGGCAGGTGCAGTGGATAACTACCTGGCGGAGGGTTGGGAGATCCCCTCAAATATCACCATCGGTGCATTCAGGGCTCCCCGCTCTAATTTCAACGCAGCGGCAGAACAATCCTTCCTGGATGAACTGGCCGAGGTCATGGGCAAGGACCCTATTGACTTCCGCCTTGAATTACTCGCCAGGGCGAAGACTAACCCTGTAGGGAAAAACAACGATTATGATGCCGACAGGTATGCAGGCGTACTGAAACTGGTTAGGGAAAAATCAGGTTGGGGACAGGCCCAGAATAAAAAATACAGCCGTGGTGTAGCAGCCTATTTCTGCCACAATTCCTATGCTGCCCATGTGGTGGACATTGTTACCAGGGATGGACAACCTTATGTAGAACGGGTGTTCAGTGCCGTTGATTGCGGTATCGTCGTTAACCCTGATGCAGCGGCCAATATGGTACAGGGCGCAGTGGTTGACGGCATTGGCAATGCGTTCTATGGGGCACTTACCCATAAGGACGGAGCGGCCGAGCAGAATAATTTCAACCGCTATCGGATGATCCGGAACCGCGAGGCCCCTAAAATGATCGATGTACATTTTGTACAGAACGACATTGAACCAACCGGACTTGGTGAACCCCCCTTCCCGCCGGTATTTGGTGCGGTAGCGAGTGCTTTGTACAAACACACGGGCAAGAGGGTGTATAACCAGCCTTATTTAAATGAACTCAATAAGAAGAAGGCGTTTTAA
- a CDS encoding LytR/AlgR family response regulator transcription factor yields the protein MRNINCIIIEDEPIAAEVLEDYIKQVPFLQLKQSFRDPVSAIDYLFHENTDMIFLDINLPQMNGMDFLRTLNNPPKIIVTTAYQEYALKGYELDVLDYLLKPIEFSRFMIAVNKLKQEISKGTNYSREQVYADKPHLFFNMNKKLVKVYLEDILSIESLKEYIRITTTGRTILTKMQISEIEQVLPASLFIRIHRSFIVSRKKIDAFTATDVEIKGKLIPIGRIYKEQVFQSLTAIGRSLPEQS from the coding sequence ATGCGAAATATTAATTGTATCATTATTGAAGACGAACCTATTGCAGCTGAGGTCCTGGAGGATTATATCAAACAGGTGCCGTTCCTGCAACTAAAGCAAAGCTTCAGGGATCCTGTTTCGGCAATTGATTACCTGTTCCATGAAAACACGGACATGATCTTCCTGGATATCAACTTGCCTCAAATGAATGGCATGGACTTCCTGCGCACCCTGAATAATCCACCGAAGATCATTGTCACCACTGCTTACCAGGAATACGCATTAAAAGGATATGAGCTCGATGTCCTTGATTATTTATTGAAACCTATTGAATTCAGCAGGTTCATGATAGCGGTCAATAAGCTGAAACAGGAAATTTCGAAGGGGACTAATTATTCAAGAGAGCAAGTATACGCAGACAAACCCCACCTTTTCTTCAATATGAATAAGAAACTGGTAAAGGTTTACCTGGAAGACATCCTGTCCATTGAAAGCCTGAAGGAATATATCAGGATCACCACCACTGGAAGGACAATCCTCACCAAAATGCAGATCAGCGAAATAGAACAGGTATTGCCAGCTTCCCTGTTTATCAGGATACACAGGTCTTTTATCGTCTCCCGGAAAAAGATAGATGCCTTCACCGCAACTGATGTTGAGATCAAAGGGAAGTTGATACCCATTGGGAGAATATACAAGGAACAGGTTTTTCAAAGCCTCACAGCCATAGGCCGATCCTTGCCAGAACAATCATAG
- a CDS encoding DUF1569 domain-containing protein codes for MHSIFQKDDREAIIHRIQSLNKYSKPKWGVMSVGQMLRHCSLCEDYYYGLVPVKRSLLGRLIGRMVLNKIIKDDQAQLGRNAPTSATFIIRETVDDIESEKNRWINCILRYADYPFSSFRHWFFGPMSKEELGIFVYKHCDHHLRQFGR; via the coding sequence ATGCATTCCATTTTTCAAAAAGATGACCGGGAAGCGATCATCCATCGAATACAATCCCTGAATAAGTATTCAAAACCAAAGTGGGGAGTGATGTCTGTTGGACAAATGTTACGGCATTGCTCGCTTTGTGAAGATTATTATTATGGACTGGTCCCTGTAAAAAGATCCCTGTTGGGAAGACTGATAGGTAGAATGGTACTAAATAAGATAATAAAGGATGACCAGGCACAACTTGGGAGGAACGCCCCGACCTCCGCAACATTTATCATCAGGGAAACCGTAGACGATATTGAATCGGAAAAAAACAGGTGGATAAATTGTATTCTCCGCTACGCTGATTATCCATTTTCATCGTTCAGGCACTGGTTCTTTGGGCCAATGAGCAAGGAAGAACTAGGAATATTTGTGTACAAGCATTGTGATCATCACCTAAGGCAGTTTGGACGATAA
- a CDS encoding sensor histidine kinase codes for MKRIGLHIAFWLVYLLQDLVLIITWIGPFLKGFTGSQLTIAASADAFTMLLPKMLLSYYLMYRAIPLLIREGNNQFKAIGEIILVTVMSILLYRGMVKYFVNPVIFKSSLKDVPFFDPRNVLMAFMDLGCVAGLAAFIKFSRMQLAFKEREKILTRQQLETELKFLRNQTNPHFLFNTLNNIYGLARKKSDLAPEAILKLSKLLRFMLYESGNNQIRIEDEIRMLETYIDLEELRYSELLTIRFRKELDNTNEMISPLILLPFVENAFKHGVSQNRFNAFININLHLHNGKLLFEVINSKEQTRSAALVENIGLSNVKRQLELLYKDYQLEVTDNTDSFSITLQLNLHSHAKY; via the coding sequence ATGAAAAGGATTGGCCTCCATATTGCTTTCTGGCTGGTATACCTTCTTCAGGACCTGGTCCTTATCATCACCTGGATCGGCCCATTCCTCAAAGGATTTACGGGTTCACAATTAACTATAGCAGCATCGGCTGACGCCTTCACCATGCTGCTGCCCAAGATGCTATTGAGTTATTATCTCATGTATAGGGCCATCCCCCTTTTAATCCGGGAAGGCAATAACCAGTTCAAAGCCATTGGTGAAATAATACTGGTAACAGTAATGTCCATACTCTTGTACAGGGGCATGGTAAAATATTTTGTCAATCCAGTAATTTTCAAATCATCACTTAAGGATGTCCCTTTCTTTGATCCTAGGAATGTATTGATGGCATTTATGGACCTGGGTTGTGTAGCAGGACTAGCAGCTTTTATAAAATTCTCCAGGATGCAACTGGCATTCAAGGAAAGGGAAAAGATATTGACCAGGCAGCAGCTTGAAACAGAATTAAAATTCCTGAGGAACCAGACCAATCCACATTTCCTGTTCAACACCCTCAACAATATCTATGGATTAGCCCGGAAAAAATCAGACCTGGCACCTGAAGCCATATTGAAACTGTCCAAACTCCTAAGGTTTATGCTCTATGAATCCGGCAATAACCAGATCAGGATCGAAGACGAGATCAGGATGCTGGAAACCTATATTGACCTGGAGGAGCTTAGGTATTCCGAACTTCTAACCATCCGTTTTCGGAAAGAACTGGACAACACCAATGAAATGATCTCCCCATTGATCCTTTTACCCTTTGTTGAAAATGCGTTTAAGCATGGCGTCAGCCAAAACCGGTTCAACGCATTTATCAACATCAATCTTCACCTCCATAATGGCAAGCTCTTATTTGAGGTCATTAACTCAAAAGAGCAGACCAGGTCAGCTGCACTGGTGGAAAATATTGGCCTTAGCAATGTTAAAAGACAGTTGGAGCTATTGTACAAAGACTACCAGCTAGAGGTTACGGATAACACGGATAGCTTTTCAATAACCCTTCAATTAAACCTACACAGCCATGCGAAATATTAA
- a CDS encoding tetratricopeptide repeat protein — MENDKTTAKPISLKEDILDTDDPYIPVPELKDQMDELWQSISMGVPITHQLKELVKKFPSYPQPVNLLSYVYSQRNKGKEGKELNGKALKDFPLSVETRLVHLRILLREEDYDAMEAFMDLSLPYEQQFPERKKVLITEYFDYEVLGIEWHLLNEETDKAIRRAHRLMPLLHKMDLGYLAENVLRIMDSYYDEDDPSPVLDHCLLSIERVIIGYPPLPDLHHPELSILYRELSADDAPALAALAKLPKTTLGADLNRIVVDALDETSFFAAGTNRDWDLILVGFVLLAEIGDQEGWTNWLRFLKYDEDTIKYWTGDFLLSHLFVVTYKLSHQEPARLVHEMLFDYDDHWIPVQFVMALWLIAVLDSTQKETVVKAFHESINKQFYLATETGDFNDTLLANLIIKACELDFSEFRNYISKAFGQNLIDIPVYGEEEQFTRELQEEGMALQEQVEYRIATMSLTDLLKDFFE, encoded by the coding sequence ATGGAGAACGATAAAACTACTGCGAAACCTATATCGCTTAAGGAAGATATCCTGGATACGGATGATCCATATATCCCGGTACCGGAGTTAAAGGACCAGATGGATGAACTTTGGCAAAGCATCTCAATGGGGGTTCCCATCACCCATCAATTGAAGGAACTGGTAAAGAAATTCCCGTCCTACCCGCAGCCGGTGAACCTCCTGTCATATGTATACAGCCAAAGGAATAAGGGCAAGGAAGGAAAGGAGTTGAATGGCAAAGCCCTCAAGGATTTTCCCCTTTCTGTAGAAACCAGATTGGTTCACCTTCGGATCCTTCTGCGGGAGGAGGATTATGATGCCATGGAGGCATTCATGGATTTATCCCTGCCTTATGAACAGCAGTTCCCTGAAAGGAAGAAGGTGCTGATCACGGAGTATTTCGATTATGAAGTATTGGGAATAGAGTGGCATTTGCTGAATGAAGAAACAGATAAGGCGATCCGGCGGGCTCACCGCCTGATGCCCCTGCTTCATAAAATGGACCTGGGTTACCTGGCAGAGAATGTGCTTCGGATAATGGATTCCTATTACGACGAAGATGATCCTTCGCCGGTCCTGGATCATTGCCTACTGAGTATTGAAAGGGTGATCATTGGTTATCCGCCCTTGCCAGACTTGCACCATCCTGAGCTTTCGATCCTTTATAGAGAGCTTTCTGCTGATGATGCCCCCGCCCTGGCTGCATTGGCGAAATTGCCAAAGACTACATTGGGGGCTGACTTGAACAGGATCGTGGTGGATGCCCTGGATGAAACTTCCTTTTTTGCCGCCGGTACCAACCGGGATTGGGACCTGATCCTGGTAGGTTTTGTATTGCTTGCCGAAATAGGCGACCAGGAAGGCTGGACCAATTGGCTGCGGTTCCTGAAATATGATGAGGATACCATCAAATATTGGACAGGGGATTTTTTGCTTAGCCATCTCTTTGTTGTGACGTATAAACTGTCGCATCAGGAGCCAGCCAGGCTTGTTCATGAAATGCTTTTCGATTACGACGACCATTGGATCCCTGTTCAATTCGTTATGGCATTATGGTTGATCGCGGTTTTGGATTCCACTCAAAAAGAGACAGTGGTAAAGGCCTTCCATGAGTCCATCAATAAGCAGTTCTACCTGGCAACCGAAACAGGGGATTTTAATGACACTTTATTAGCCAACCTGATCATTAAGGCCTGTGAACTGGACTTTTCGGAGTTCAGGAACTATATCTCCAAGGCTTTCGGGCAGAACCTGATCGATATACCGGTTTATGGTGAAGAGGAGCAATTTACCCGGGAATTGCAGGAAGAGGGTATGGCTTTACAGGAGCAAGTGGAATACCGGATCGCCACCATGTCTTTAACTGATCTGCTGAAGGATTTTTTTGAATGA
- a CDS encoding (2Fe-2S)-binding protein — MGAYILKINGVLKSVDVDPATPILWVLREHLNLQGTKYGCGVAMCGACTIHLDGNPVRACQLPVSAIGNRDITTIEGLSEQGDHPVQKAWLEHDVAQCGYCQAGQIMAAAALLRKNPNPDDAAIDAAMNGNICRCGTYLRIREAIKAAAKATVKG; from the coding sequence ATGGGAGCATATATCTTGAAGATCAATGGAGTGTTAAAATCGGTTGATGTTGATCCTGCCACCCCTATCCTTTGGGTCCTGCGGGAGCACCTTAACCTGCAGGGCACCAAATACGGCTGCGGGGTGGCTATGTGCGGCGCCTGCACGATCCACCTGGATGGAAATCCGGTAAGGGCCTGCCAGCTTCCCGTTTCGGCTATTGGCAACCGGGACATTACTACCATCGAGGGACTATCGGAGCAGGGTGACCATCCTGTCCAAAAAGCCTGGCTGGAACATGATGTAGCCCAATGCGGTTATTGCCAGGCGGGACAGATCATGGCAGCAGCTGCCTTGTTGCGCAAGAACCCCAACCCTGACGATGCAGCCATTGACGCAGCCATGAATGGAAATATCTGTCGCTGCGGCACCTACCTGCGCATCAGGGAAGCCATTAAAGCAGCGGCAAAGGCCACTGTAAAGGGTTAA
- a CDS encoding ligand-binding sensor domain-containing protein gives MLYRPLIIAALLLAFGFVRSFAQPLLFENYNSRNGLSQHNCISVTQDRDGFMWFATLDGLNRYDGHSFKVYLQQNEAGRKLPSNAILALNFDHANDLLWIGTTRGLCLYRPSGDSLARFSDFFPFAALLDSANVFKILSFAPHEWWVLTNSHGLVYLNTDRAEIRRYFVDNAPSNQITDLTIHNGRVMVATQQGVYELIPGKDSFRIEQRFKDYPFPQIRAIASYDNKLWVGAISSGCYLVEWDHDGREIVRPSDLVFGGIESFATGKQGELWIMTRGSGIIRYHAPTGRVQQAFQDQYDPRSPISNFGACVFTDKQGIVWIGASGGIIKYNPLRYQFLTINGASSRNASLTDNGVYCMYQCRDGVKLVGTQGKGLFKWDDRDNYFTSYPASAVVQKANNVIYSITEDEPGLIWAATCGGLMQLDRRTNKITYFPEKNKYHRLNKMYGILKLRHSDSLLLGTDDGLQVFSLQSLEWENRTRSISSKTIREGLAGFKRATYMLEEEDGIVWLCNESVGLARYHYLSQGIEAISKVNVLAKGVKHFIRYSGYLVLATNNGLVVYDDKNDRVIRQVLIRPKERSNVCHSVQKDRQGNFWVSTNYGLYKLDRHFKVIGEYNTGNGLGYVEFNPGSTLADKNGRLYFGGMDGITAFDPASIMATDFSPTPVITAISINNSNAQTKKHPNYIPELELTYRQNFLRFQFAATNYSNESNTRFSYRLRGLNDTWSVPSRNPEAIFTSLPPGDYTLEVRAANSDGKWSEKVKSMRVVIQPAFWETNLFRGVACLVFMALVTLLYQRRIAKVRQDAILKHQMAEIEIKGLHTQMNPHFIFNALNSIKEMIWKDDKRNASRYLSKFANLVRISLEQSRQPFITIRECVDHLEQYLQLEKLRFDDFQYKIELASDLDPDHTSIAPMLVQPLVENAIWHGLRSKSNDRRLMVRFFKRKGAIVCEVEDNGVGIAKSLQEKENRQSLHSSVGIANIRERLRVLNEKYRMNCSLRIADKSELSVQQGSGTVAVLELSG, from the coding sequence ATGTTGTACAGGCCTCTTATCATAGCCGCGCTCTTGCTGGCTTTTGGGTTTGTTAGGTCATTTGCCCAACCGCTCCTTTTCGAGAATTACAATTCCCGGAACGGCCTGTCCCAGCACAATTGTATTTCGGTTACTCAAGACCGTGATGGTTTCATGTGGTTCGCTACGCTGGATGGATTGAACAGGTATGACGGACACAGTTTCAAAGTTTACCTGCAACAAAATGAAGCGGGCCGGAAATTGCCTTCCAATGCCATTCTCGCTTTGAATTTTGACCATGCCAATGACCTTCTATGGATCGGGACTACACGTGGTCTCTGTCTGTACAGGCCATCCGGTGATAGCCTGGCCAGGTTCTCGGATTTCTTTCCCTTTGCCGCATTGCTGGATAGCGCCAATGTATTCAAGATACTTTCCTTTGCTCCCCATGAGTGGTGGGTGCTGACCAACAGCCATGGCCTGGTCTACCTGAATACTGACAGGGCCGAGATCCGCAGGTATTTTGTGGATAATGCTCCCTCTAACCAGATAACTGACCTGACCATCCATAACGGAAGGGTAATGGTTGCCACGCAACAGGGAGTGTATGAATTGATACCGGGGAAGGATTCGTTCAGGATAGAACAGCGCTTTAAGGATTATCCATTCCCACAGATACGCGCCATTGCTTCTTATGACAATAAACTATGGGTTGGCGCTATTTCAAGTGGTTGTTACCTTGTTGAATGGGACCATGACGGCCGGGAAATTGTTCGTCCATCTGACCTGGTATTTGGCGGGATTGAATCTTTTGCTACCGGGAAGCAAGGGGAACTCTGGATCATGACGAGGGGAAGTGGTATCATCCGGTATCATGCCCCTACAGGAAGAGTACAACAGGCATTCCAGGATCAATATGACCCAAGGTCGCCCATATCAAATTTTGGTGCATGTGTTTTTACGGATAAGCAGGGTATTGTATGGATCGGGGCAAGTGGCGGCATCATCAAGTATAATCCCCTTCGATACCAGTTCCTCACCATTAATGGGGCGAGTTCCAGGAACGCATCGCTCACGGATAATGGAGTGTATTGTATGTACCAGTGCAGGGATGGTGTCAAGTTAGTGGGTACACAGGGTAAGGGGCTCTTCAAATGGGACGACAGGGATAATTATTTTACTTCCTACCCGGCATCTGCTGTAGTTCAAAAAGCCAATAATGTTATTTACAGCATTACAGAAGATGAGCCTGGCCTCATCTGGGCGGCAACCTGCGGAGGATTGATGCAGCTGGACCGAAGGACAAATAAGATCACATACTTTCCTGAGAAGAATAAATATCATCGCCTGAATAAGATGTATGGCATCTTGAAATTGCGCCATAGTGATAGCCTGTTGTTGGGTACTGATGATGGGTTACAGGTTTTCTCCCTGCAGTCACTGGAATGGGAAAATCGAACAAGGTCAATCAGCAGTAAGACGATTCGGGAAGGATTGGCAGGCTTTAAGAGAGCCACCTATATGTTGGAAGAAGAAGATGGAATAGTTTGGTTGTGTAATGAAAGTGTAGGACTTGCAAGATATCATTACCTGTCACAAGGGATAGAAGCCATCAGTAAGGTTAATGTCCTTGCAAAGGGGGTGAAACATTTTATTCGATACAGTGGTTATCTTGTACTGGCTACCAATAATGGATTGGTCGTTTATGATGATAAGAACGATCGGGTAATCCGCCAGGTATTAATCAGGCCAAAGGAACGGTCAAATGTTTGCCATTCGGTACAGAAAGACAGGCAGGGGAATTTTTGGGTGAGTACCAATTATGGCCTATATAAACTCGACCGGCATTTTAAAGTGATAGGCGAGTACAATACAGGTAACGGGTTGGGTTATGTAGAGTTCAATCCCGGCTCTACCCTTGCAGATAAGAATGGCAGGTTGTATTTCGGCGGGATGGACGGGATCACGGCATTTGACCCGGCTTCCATAATGGCTACAGATTTTAGTCCAACACCTGTTATTACGGCTATCTCTATCAATAACAGCAATGCTCAAACGAAAAAACATCCCAATTATATTCCTGAGCTTGAATTGACCTATCGGCAAAATTTCCTCCGGTTCCAGTTTGCCGCAACCAACTATTCCAATGAAAGTAATACGCGGTTTAGTTACAGGCTGAGGGGGTTGAATGATACCTGGTCTGTTCCTTCCAGGAACCCGGAGGCCATTTTTACTTCTTTACCACCTGGGGATTATACCCTTGAAGTAAGGGCGGCCAATAGTGATGGCAAATGGAGTGAAAAGGTCAAGTCCATGAGGGTGGTGATCCAGCCGGCATTTTGGGAGACCAATTTATTCAGGGGTGTTGCCTGCCTTGTCTTTATGGCACTAGTTACGCTGCTCTACCAGCGAAGGATCGCCAAGGTTCGCCAGGATGCCATATTGAAACATCAAATGGCAGAAATTGAGATCAAGGGATTGCATACCCAGATGAACCCCCACTTTATTTTCAATGCCCTGAACAGTATCAAGGAAATGATCTGGAAGGATGACAAGCGCAATGCCAGCCGCTACCTGAGCAAATTCGCCAACCTGGTCAGGATCAGCCTGGAGCAATCCCGCCAACCATTTATCACTATCCGGGAATGTGTTGACCACCTCGAGCAGTACCTGCAGCTGGAGAAGCTGCGGTTTGATGATTTTCAATACAAGATAGAGCTGGCCAGTGATCTTGATCCTGACCATACTTCCATTGCACCCATGCTGGTGCAGCCATTGGTAGAGAATGCCATATGGCATGGACTTCGAAGCAAATCAAATGACCGCCGGTTGATGGTGCGGTTCTTCAAGAGAAAGGGGGCCATTGTTTGTGAAGTGGAAGATAATGGGGTGGGCATTGCAAAGTCGCTGCAGGAAAAGGAAAACCGGCAGTCCTTGCATTCTTCGGTCGGCATTGCCAATATCAGGGAAAGATTGAGGGTGCTCAATGAAAAGTATCGGATGAATTGTTCCTTAAGGATAGCTGATAAATCAGAGCTTTCAGTACAGCAAGGGTCCGGCACTGTTGCAGTATTGGAATTATCCGGTTAA